In one Trichlorobacter lovleyi SZ genomic region, the following are encoded:
- the galU gene encoding UTP--glucose-1-phosphate uridylyltransferase GalU: MKVRKAIFPVAGLGTRFLPATKSSPKEMLPLIDKPLVQYVVEEAVAAGIEQIIFVTGRTKRSIEDHFDSSPELENHLEEKGKDETLQAVRCIADLVDIFYVRQKKALGLGHAILCARDFIGNEPFAVLLGDDIIDTPGSAPCLRQLLDVYEHYKGSVLALEQVPMEQISSYGCVAVNRITDHVMEVTDMVEKPPQAEAPSNLAIIGRYVLTPAIFPLLEQQQPGRGGEIQLTDAIKRLSQDEAVYGCLFEGLRHDCGDKLGFLKATVDLALKRDEFKEDFTAYLKQRLGCL; this comes from the coding sequence ATGAAAGTCCGCAAGGCGATCTTTCCGGTGGCCGGCCTGGGAACCCGCTTCCTGCCTGCCACCAAATCATCTCCCAAAGAGATGCTACCGCTGATCGACAAGCCGCTGGTGCAGTATGTGGTTGAAGAGGCGGTGGCAGCCGGTATTGAGCAGATCATCTTTGTGACCGGCCGCACCAAGCGTTCCATTGAGGACCACTTTGACAGCTCACCCGAGCTGGAAAACCATCTTGAAGAAAAGGGCAAAGACGAGACCCTGCAGGCGGTACGCTGTATTGCCGACCTGGTTGATATCTTTTATGTGCGCCAGAAAAAGGCCCTGGGGCTGGGGCATGCCATCCTCTGTGCCCGCGACTTTATCGGCAATGAACCGTTTGCCGTGTTGCTGGGGGACGACATCATCGACACCCCTGGCAGCGCCCCCTGCCTGCGGCAGCTGCTGGATGTCTACGAGCACTATAAAGGCAGTGTGCTGGCCCTTGAGCAGGTGCCGATGGAACAGATCTCCTCCTACGGCTGTGTTGCGGTCAACCGGATCACTGATCATGTGATGGAGGTGACCGATATGGTGGAAAAACCGCCACAGGCGGAGGCCCCTTCCAACCTTGCCATCATAGGTCGCTACGTCTTGACCCCGGCCATCTTCCCGCTTCTGGAACAGCAGCAACCGGGCCGGGGCGGCGAGATCCAGCTGACCGACGCCATCAAACGGCTGTCTCAGGACGAGGCGGTGTATGGTTGTCTGTTTGAAGGGTTACGCCATGACTGCGGGGACAAGCTGGGGTTCCTGAAGGCAACGGTGGATCTGGCACTGAAGCGGGATGAGTTCAAGGAGGATTTTACCGCCTACCTGAAACAGCGGCTGGGATGTTTGTAA
- the folD gene encoding bifunctional methylenetetrahydrofolate dehydrogenase/methenyltetrahydrofolate cyclohydrolase FolD produces MAAQIIDGKAIAAKVRERIGSTVSTLKQQGITPGLAVVLVGDDPASRVYVGMKKKMCVELGMYSADHELPASTSEAELLTLIGQLNADPRVHGILVQLPLPDHIDTDKVLEAISPDKDADGFHPYNVGRLAIGKPTFQPCTPYGVMVMLDEIGYDLKGKEVVVVGRSNIVGKPVALMCLSRHATVTICHSRTKDLADVVRRADVVIAAVGKAEMVKGDWIKPGAVVIDVGINRVGEKKLVGDVEYAAAAERASAITPVPGGVGPMTIAMLLQNTLESAQRAATR; encoded by the coding sequence ATGGCAGCACAGATTATTGACGGTAAGGCGATTGCGGCAAAGGTTCGTGAACGGATCGGCAGCACGGTTTCAACCCTGAAACAGCAGGGGATCACCCCCGGTCTGGCAGTGGTGCTGGTGGGTGATGATCCGGCCAGCCGGGTCTATGTCGGCATGAAGAAAAAAATGTGTGTGGAACTGGGGATGTACTCGGCTGACCATGAACTGCCGGCCTCCACCAGCGAGGCAGAGCTGCTGACCCTGATCGGACAGCTGAATGCCGATCCCCGGGTACACGGTATTCTGGTGCAGTTGCCACTGCCTGACCATATCGATACAGACAAGGTGCTGGAGGCGATCTCGCCGGACAAGGATGCTGACGGCTTCCATCCCTACAACGTGGGGCGCCTGGCCATCGGCAAACCGACCTTCCAGCCCTGCACCCCCTATGGCGTAATGGTGATGCTGGATGAGATCGGCTATGACCTGAAGGGCAAAGAGGTGGTCGTTGTGGGACGCTCCAACATCGTGGGCAAGCCGGTGGCACTGATGTGCCTGTCCCGTCATGCCACCGTCACCATCTGTCACTCCCGCACCAAGGATCTGGCAGATGTGGTCCGCCGGGCGGATGTGGTCATTGCAGCGGTGGGCAAGGCCGAGATGGTCAAAGGCGACTGGATCAAGCCGGGGGCCGTGGTGATTGATGTCGGCATCAACCGGGTAGGTGAGAAAAAACTGGTGGGGGATGTGGAGTATGCTGCGGCTGCCGAACGGGCCAGCGCGATCACCCCGGTACCGGGCGGTGTTGGCCCGATGACCATTGCCATGCTGCTGCAAAATACGCTTGAATCTGCCCAACGGGCTGCAACGAGGTAA
- a CDS encoding FmdB family zinc ribbon protein, with protein sequence MPMYEYRCQSCDNQFELRQKFSDAPATECPKCGGAVEKMISQTAFSLKGDGWFNSGYCPSSGGPKPAACSAGG encoded by the coding sequence ATGCCGATGTACGAATACCGTTGTCAGTCCTGCGACAATCAGTTTGAATTACGCCAAAAGTTTTCAGATGCCCCTGCCACTGAATGCCCGAAGTGCGGCGGCGCAGTAGAAAAGATGATTTCCCAGACCGCCTTCAGCCTGAAAGGTGACGGCTGGTTTAACTCCGGCTACTGCCCCTCAAGTGGCGGCCCCAAGCCGGCAGCCTGCTCAGCCGGTGGCTGA
- a CDS encoding Smr/MutS family protein, producing MAPRKQKEQKPTTPPPFRHTPFAALKGIAVETAPPPEPVKKAVAPKAEPAGDELFRQAMSGVRRLDDEDSRTSTPAPVSPGKRGAPPKAPARSVAKPLPREEAAARKAFLQEVEKLQLDVRFKDQLPEEEELRPLTGNRLRQLKRGIIQLDRQLDLHGLTREEAVASLGPFLQAARNAGEKGVLVITGKGNHSLEGPVLQQVVAAWLRDQGRELITEYAPAPAEMGGSGAFVIFLRPLDK from the coding sequence ATGGCACCTAGAAAACAGAAAGAGCAAAAGCCGACTACACCGCCCCCTTTCCGGCACACCCCCTTTGCTGCCCTGAAAGGGATCGCCGTTGAAACGGCGCCTCCTCCTGAGCCGGTCAAAAAGGCGGTAGCGCCAAAAGCTGAACCGGCGGGTGACGAGCTGTTCCGGCAGGCCATGTCCGGGGTACGCCGGCTGGATGATGAGGACAGCCGGACCAGCACCCCGGCGCCTGTCAGCCCCGGCAAGAGGGGCGCTCCCCCCAAAGCCCCGGCAAGATCTGTCGCAAAGCCGCTGCCCCGGGAAGAGGCTGCGGCCCGCAAGGCCTTCCTGCAGGAGGTGGAGAAACTGCAGCTCGATGTCCGCTTTAAAGACCAGCTGCCTGAAGAAGAGGAGTTGCGTCCCCTGACCGGCAACCGGCTGCGCCAGCTCAAGCGGGGTATCATCCAGCTGGACCGCCAGCTGGACCTGCACGGTCTGACCCGTGAAGAGGCGGTTGCATCGTTGGGACCGTTTCTGCAGGCAGCCCGCAATGCCGGCGAAAAAGGGGTGCTGGTGATCACCGGCAAAGGAAATCATTCTCTCGAAGGCCCGGTACTGCAGCAGGTCGTTGCCGCCTGGTTACGAGATCAGGGGCGTGAGCTGATTACCGAATATGCCCCGGCCCCGGCAGAAATGGGGGGCAGTGGCGCCTTTGTTATCTTTCTGCGCCCCCTTGACAAATAG
- a CDS encoding DUF401 family protein: MRHLFLTGLVLVFIIWLLRRKVSMAAVMPIGAALLALLYLLPLPDLGRAVWLGLASPKSLEMTATLALTMVMENLLRTTGMLKRMVSSLSAALPDRRMVMAALPAMIGMLPSPGGAVFSAPMVAEAAKGIAASPEQKAFINYWYRHIWEYVSPLYPGIILAAGLSGLSTRQLFLAHLPFALTVILAGAWFCFRGIDSSPSAADQRQNDRAAQFGTFLLMSAPILISLALVVFFKISAVLALSGGVAVLFAAHRYSPPQILKTLHESLSIRALLLVAGIMVFQEVLRATGALAGISGFFVTSQLPIPLLVALIPFIAGVMTGLTVGYVGITFPLLLPLMGSGQPNLWLEALAFASGFAGVMLSPVHLCLVLTREYFEADTTLVYHRLMVPSVVVLAAVLVPYLIYH; this comes from the coding sequence ATGCGCCACCTGTTTTTGACCGGCCTGGTGCTGGTCTTCATCATCTGGCTGCTGCGGCGCAAGGTCTCCATGGCCGCTGTAATGCCGATCGGCGCCGCACTGCTGGCACTGCTGTACCTGCTGCCCCTACCGGATCTGGGCCGGGCAGTCTGGCTGGGCCTGGCATCCCCCAAATCACTGGAAATGACCGCTACCCTGGCCCTGACCATGGTGATGGAAAATCTGTTGCGTACCACCGGCATGCTGAAGCGCATGGTCAGCTCCCTCTCGGCAGCACTGCCGGATCGCAGGATGGTGATGGCTGCCCTGCCTGCCATGATCGGCATGCTTCCCTCCCCCGGCGGGGCGGTCTTTTCAGCCCCGATGGTGGCCGAGGCTGCCAAAGGGATAGCGGCAAGCCCGGAACAGAAGGCATTCATCAACTACTGGTACCGCCATATCTGGGAGTATGTCTCACCACTTTATCCCGGCATCATCCTGGCTGCCGGCCTGAGCGGGCTCTCAACCCGACAGCTCTTTCTGGCTCACCTGCCCTTTGCCCTGACGGTGATCCTTGCCGGAGCCTGGTTCTGTTTCAGGGGGATTGACTCCAGCCCCTCCGCAGCAGATCAGCGGCAGAATGACCGGGCGGCCCAGTTCGGCACGTTTTTGCTGATGTCCGCCCCGATCCTGATCTCACTGGCACTGGTGGTGTTCTTTAAGATCAGCGCCGTGCTGGCGCTCTCCGGCGGTGTGGCGGTCCTGTTTGCGGCCCATCGTTACAGTCCGCCGCAGATACTGAAGACGTTGCACGAGAGCCTTTCAATCAGGGCCCTGCTCCTGGTGGCCGGTATTATGGTCTTCCAGGAGGTGCTGCGTGCCACCGGTGCTCTGGCGGGTATTTCAGGCTTCTTTGTCACCTCGCAGCTGCCGATACCGTTGCTGGTGGCGTTGATTCCGTTCATTGCCGGAGTGATGACCGGCCTGACGGTCGGCTATGTCGGGATTACCTTTCCGCTGTTGTTACCACTGATGGGGAGCGGCCAGCCCAATCTCTGGCTGGAGGCGTTGGCCTTTGCCAGCGGTTTTGCCGGGGTGATGCTCTCGCCGGTCCATCTCTGTCTTGTACTGACCCGCGAGTATTTTGAGGCGGACACCACCCTGGTCTACCACCGGCTGATGGTTCCTTCCGTAGTGGTGCTGGCAGCCGTCCTGGTCCCATATCTGATCTATCACTGA
- a CDS encoding response regulator: protein MGKILLIDDDPAFTRLLGEYIAEQYPLLSVDVCNNPLEALTAIRRAPYDLILIDFEMPTLDGRKLMNFAVQSGIEKNRIVILSSRDADFLHEQCPMGSCLAVLNKHEVRQKAVLDMIFSSLSKKAVQGN from the coding sequence ATGGGAAAAATTCTGTTGATAGATGATGATCCAGCCTTTACCCGCCTGTTGGGAGAGTATATTGCCGAACAGTACCCCCTGCTCTCGGTGGATGTCTGCAACAACCCCCTTGAAGCGCTGACCGCCATCCGCCGCGCCCCCTATGACCTGATCCTGATTGACTTTGAAATGCCCACCCTTGATGGACGTAAACTGATGAATTTTGCCGTGCAGTCCGGCATCGAAAAAAACAGGATTGTGATCCTCTCCAGCCGGGATGCCGACTTTCTGCATGAGCAGTGCCCCATGGGCAGTTGCCTTGCCGTTCTCAACAAACATGAAGTACGCCAGAAGGCGGTGCTGGACATGATCTTCAGCTCCTTGAGCAAGAAGGCAGTTCAGGGAAACTGA